The Athalia rosae chromosome 7, iyAthRosa1.1, whole genome shotgun sequence genome window below encodes:
- the LOC105689669 gene encoding uncharacterized protein LOC105689669: MASNNQRAPSAPLPPRWSNESKKNSKEQQQQILSQLKEMFDSILEPEIILSVVQNCQWKLQPSINALNMLSESTETPINRIGQNVGWPGMPPTSNFTPKNINTEGQSKNENMDKIDYKSNVEYDTSFLHLNDQELLRQQEESRKFELLKKDLAEKGFAYSGDNENVSKPMYSTENNKIPAPKLQQFGHLWSTLRAPEKQEPSKVYFCSDVESNSTGGIQINSTMNQLWMPNSAEEERKANRYQFNNLFGRKSQLSRDFPLHKLSNKGIIPKNSKTQTSQCSSPQQKNIDPAIITSRNASALPSKNLNGIASPNTQPTEENPKGFQFNQYDRCSFNSAEYNLKNFRQDIGESHQPPDVVQQQVTQFDSNYDIETKTRTTGSKTNSHKGEMESLCGLKVQYRLPGLENSSDDDADVVIEEETTDYPTQIPSLVSANVCQFISSSAPNTPDDKRPKIRPANRPSSPKSPQCNTYDNTLKKIIASIVQGHKVLIILRGLPGSGKSHLATNIVKSSVGGDPNQFIFSVNDFFVMLGGGVCQYAHSKLMDAHNYTQKRVCNALKEGVSPVILSNTNTQAWEMQPYVVMGVQNGYLIEVLEPNTPWCRNINELVKKSTQGVLKDTIKQMMDRYECNITSAKLIERFALSYSLDNIPPQPRKFPPLGPTSSEPQEIHTIRYEKQKSKRNRRRKKNLNSNLESSNCLLSDSDKNMKHAENSLKSNSGDGNTLQNIVSNALMSENDTLNKSLVDYCIETDSGDDLDPDRVPAQEKNGATHNLLGTSETDQSFSTFENEGGTPSPIISDPLKVQSSSKLRNTKKITNNSQQNLGAIGSERKGSVTAIDCVSPTMEKRENKQDNVENVLSQCWDFTMLVNGRQIHSTSHYPKVKHDLPGTNKPQKPTPDIPTGVIITEIQDDEFGTSPKKSTVLEEPMNEEMPVEDPDTIMSNIINKMDASEMEATPCYENIAVDKDVPTESNHTESEQSFETERKASESVSSIGSIFSMIKKSLLGRGSESKQAPTQNVRSEESMMKFKRQTNDNSLSENDAYENEMAHREPSAFVVIDKKDKKDEGFSEVEISTTTIDDSLSTKLSRNSSTALPTDVEQDSCRISNSVSYGTLETDAAEYLVDDNLSKKLLEDEEMADKIASISSSNPEALLISKTQNQTRNPCINASIDSDDVLIKNSEEKLEDVGNNISESISACLKSNQTTPTKDLIDADTEKLEIVNVVVEPNTNCKLIGENPEEKVMGVLSNQSQRTEHILPLYDILSDAVNRLIIPEMQEKQLVDDNISELSFPEEEANTIQQVPVFDGCNNEEESKFQVADEKTQASQNLSLDSNTVEKTLRDSEIISEDESSMEQCCEDCDSTGCRTPAEWLQGENSVDLSTEKNQDPSPQLIVDNMNQVTWKQSPFPIDDITLGLISNEIPPVVSKIDSCTNTSNYDFNVLYVGGTSEQEYKVLSTQSRTINSNSSLVLEEKPPLKLMLDKSSMTSVVDILSGEESLEVRTEVETMKDLAELIEMFSNIPSEDITEVYKNLCSSDFNWAVDVLLDGVPEHVTRYTKIDSPKINIEKRTSTSEAKDTESENFTSSKERLDRSKQQSGSLELHDGDSKSQQQNFSPRKKRDKHRVSEEILELKRQIEEKMVINEASYNPHILRVKRWKNGKPDIAVEENAETRTKNTIEFSSQLSVDYEENACETQSPKTSDSADDFTEDDIEPEEMMELNLGQNFIKNLETEFGDSDFQFPDGLFPVIQIKKSMAQQLHALWIESMEQQLHAQQEQLDKMIEKDAEYARSLEQEEAQHCVEPVVPNLSEIMDMELALAIYNNDLKNRQKLETSNDLASRLTRKMLHEMFIDHDPETLDEILNAHNGNFKETLDILEASTGRVVDRNNTLQKQKNLIDRAKKESAQSVEVEMHLRASVFAAKDTDLNYSGSSDLSPITYEAALEEAHASRKDAQHHLSLRNENFNKATDAFRKGNREVAAYYSQMAKLHSRKMEYANATAANAFLTAQDYVMNTDNTLDLHYLYVTEALQALEVFLDHQISRLNGGNKKTKHLYIITGRGARSNRGLSRLKPAISKKLASKNIRFTEENPGCLKAVIHRRSNTGG; encoded by the exons ATGGCATCGAATAACCAACGGGCACCTTCGGCTCCCCTACCTCCTAGATGGTccaatgagagtaaaaaaaattctaaagaACAACAGCAACAGATACTGAGTCAATTGAAGGAGATGTTTGATTCAATTCTAGAACCAGAGATAATTTTGTCAGTAGTTCAGAATTGTCAATGGAAAC TACAACCATCCATCAATGCACTGAATATGCTGTCGGAGAGCACAGAAACCCCTATTAATCGTATTGGTCAAAATGTGGGTTGGCCAGGCATGCCTCCAACTTCGAATTTCActccaaaaaatataaacactGAAGGACAgtcaaagaatgaaaatatggaTAAAATAGACTACAAATCCAATGTTGAGTATGACACTAGCTTCTTGCATTTAAATGACCAGGAGCTCTTGAGACAGCAGGAGGAATCCCGCAAGTTTGAACTTCTCAAGAAAGATTTAGCTGAAAAAGGTTTTGCTTATTCAGGAGATAATGAAAATGTCTCAAAGCCAATGTACAGCACTGAAAACAACAAGATTCCAGCTCCAAAACTGCAGCAATTTGGCCATCTTTGGTCAACCTTACGGGCTCCAGAAAAACAAGAACCCTCAAAAGTTTACTTTTGTAGTGATGTTGAGAGCAACTCGACCGGTggaatccaaatcaattcaACAATGAATCAACTCTGGATGCCAAACTCcgcagaagaagaaagaaaggctAACAGATATCAGTTTAATAACCTCTTTGGTCGCAAATCGCAGTTGTCACGTGATTTCCCACTCCATAAACTATCAAATAAAGGCATTATACCGAAAAACTCAAAGACCCAAACTTCGCAGTGTTCCTCTCCTCAGCAGAAGAATATCGATCCTGCTATCATCACATCTCGGAATGCTTCCGCGTTACCTTCAAAGAACTTGAACGGTATTGCGAGCCCAAATACTCAGCCTACAGAAGAGAATCCAAAGGGGTTTCAGTTTAATCAGTACGATCGATGCTCCTTCAACTCCGCtgaatataatttaaaaaattttcgtcaagaCATTGGAGAATCTCACCAGCCACCTGATGTGGTGCAACAGCAAGTTACCCAGTTTGACTCAAATTACGATATTGAAACTAAGACACGAACAACTGGTAGCAAGACAAATTCGCACAAGGGAGAGATGGAATCGCTATGTGGATTGAAAGTACAATATCGTCTACCAGGGTTGGAAAACAGCTCGGATGACGATGCCGATGTTGTGATAGAGGAAGAGACAACTGACTATCCAACGCAAATTCCATCTTTGGTGTCAGCTAATGTTTGCCAGTTCATATCAAGTTCAGCACCAAATACACCCGATGATAAGCGTCCTAAAATTCGACCTGCAAATAGACCCTCATCGCCAAAATCACCTCAATGCAATACATACGATAACacgttgaagaaaatcatTGCTTCTATAGTTCAGGGGCACAAAGTACTCATTATTCTGCGAGGCCTACCTGGAAGTGGAAAATCACATTTGGCAACCAACATTGTCAAATCTTCAGTAGGCGGGGATCCAAATCAATTCATTTTCAGTgtcaatgattttttcgtcATGTTAGGAGGAGGTGTGTGTCAGTATGCTCACTCTAAGCTAATGGATGCCCACAATTATACTCAGAAAAGAGTTTGCAATGCTCTCAAAGAAGGCGTAAGCCCAGTTATCCTAAGCAATACCAACACCCAGGCTTGGGAAATGCAGCCATACGTTGTAATGGGCGTTCAAAACGGTTATCTCATCGAAGTTCTGGAACCCAACACTCCATGGTGTAGAAACATTAAtgagttggtaaaaaaaagcacaCAGGGTGTTTTGAAAGACACTATAAAACAAATGATGGATAGGTACGAGTGCAATATCACCAGCGCTAAACTCATTGAACGGTTTGCACTCAGTTACTCTTTGGATAACATTCCTCCTCAGCCAAGGAAGTTTCCTCCCCTGGGCCCTACATCGAGCGAGCCACAAGAGATTCACACCATAAGATATGAGAAGCAAAAATCCAAGAGAAATCGACGCAGAAAAAAGAACCTTAACTCTAATTTGGAATCGTCTAATTGTCTGCTCAGCGATTCGGATAAGAACATGAAACATGCGGAGAACTCTCTGAAGTCAAACAGCGGTGATGGCAACACTTTACAAAATATTGTGTCAAACGCCCTCATGTCTGAAAACGACACTCTGAATAAATCTCTGGTTGATTATTGCATCGAGACTGACTCCGGTGACGATTTAGACCCTGACCGGGTTCCTgcccaagaaaaaaatggtgcaACACACAATTTACTCGGAACAAGTGAAACTGATCAATCTTTTTCCACCTTTGAAAACGAAGGTGGGACACCATCGCCAATAATATCGGACCCCCTGAAAGTGCAGTCTTCTTCAAAATTAAGGAACACGAAGAAAATTACCAATAATTCTCAGCAGAACCTGGGAGCTATAGGATCAGAAAGAAAGGGCAGTGTTACGGCAATTGATTGTGTTAGTCcaacaatggaaaaaagagaaaacaaacagGATAATGTCGAAAATGTGCTCTCCCAATGTTGGGATTTTACAATGCTTGTCAATGGGAGGCAAATACATAGTACCTCTCATTACCCTAAGGTGAAGCATGATCTTCCTGGGACGAACAAACCACAGAAGCCGACTCCCGACATTCCAACAGGCGTTATAATAACAGAAATtcaagatgacgaatttggTACTTCTCCTAAGAAGTCTACAGTGTTGGAAGAACCCATGAATGAAGAAATGCCAGTTGAAGATCCTGACACTATAATgagtaatataataaataagatGGATGCTTCTGAAATGGAGGCAACCCCATGCTACGAAAACATAGCTGTCGACAAAGATGTTCCAACAGAATCAAATCACACAGAGTCAGAACAGAGCTTTGAAACGGAGCGTAAAGCGTCAGAGTCGGTAAGCTCAATCGGCTCCATATTTAGTATGATTAAGAAATCCCTCTTGGGTCGGGGCTCAGAGTCCAAGCAAGCGCCTACACAAAACGTGAGGAGTGAGGAAAGTATGATGAAGTTTAAACGTCAGACAAATGATAATTCTCTGTCTGAAAATGACGCATACGAGAATGAAATGGCACACCGGGAACCCAGTGCCTTTGTTGTTATTGATAAGAAAGATAAGAAAGACGAAGGCTTTTCTGAAGTTGAAATATCTACTACAACAATTGACGATAGTCTGAGTACAAAATTGTCTAGAAATTCAAGTACTGCTTTGCCCACTGATGTCGAGCAAGATTCATGTCGGATATCAAATTCTGTCAGTTACGGTACCTTAGAAACAGACGCTGCAGAATACCTCGTTGACGATAACCTGTCAAAGAAACTTTTGGAAGACGAAGAAATGGCTGATAAGATCGCCTCTATCAGTAGCTCCAATCCAGAGGCTCTGTTAATTTCCAAAACACAAAATCAGACTCGAAATCCGTGTATCAATGCAAGCATAGATTCCGATGATGttctgataaaaaattcagaagaaaAACTTGAGGACGTCGGCAACAATATCTCTGAATCAATCTCAGCATGTTTGAAGTCTAATCAAACCACCCCCACCAAAGATTTAATTGACGCAGATACTGAGAAATTAGAAATAGTCAATGTAGTTGTTGAACCAAATACAAATTGTAAATTAATTGGCGAAAATCCCGAAGAGAAAGTAATGGGAGTTCTCAGCAATCAAAGCCAAAGGACAGAGCACATACTCCCGTTATATGACATTCTATCCGACGCAGTTAATAGATTAATCATACCAGAGATGCAAGAAAAACAGCTAGTCGATGACAATATATCTGAGCTATCATTCCCGGAAGAGGAAGCTAATACCATTCAACAGGTCCCAGTCTTTGATGGGTGCAATAATGAAGaagaatcaaaatttcaagtgGCTGATGAAAAAACGCAAGCCTCTCAAAATTTGTCGTTGGATTCTAATACAGTCGAAAAAACTCTGCGTGATTCAGAGATAATCTCAGAGGACGAATCTTCAATGGAACAATGTTGTGAGGATTGTGATTCTACAGGATGCAGAACACCTGCCGAATGGCTACAAGGAGAAAACTCTGTGGATCttagtacagaaaaaaatcaagatccAAGTCCACAACTCATAGTAGACAATATGAATCAAGTTACGTGGAAACAGTCTCCGTTTCCCATTGATGATATAACTTTAGGGctgatttcaaatgaaatccCACCAGTTGTGAGCAAAATAGACTCTTGCACAAATACAAGCAATTATGACTTCAACGTTTTATATGTCGGTGGCACCTCAGAGCAAGAATATAAAGTTTTGAGTACGCAAAGCAGGACAATAAATAGCAATTCGTCACTAGTCTTGGAAGAAAAACCCCCTCTGAAACTGATGCTGGATAAAAGTTCAATGACATCGGTAGTGGATATCTTGAGTGGGGAGGAAAGTTTGGAAGTCAGAACGGAGGTTGAAACTATGAAAGACTTAGCTGAGCTCATAGAAATGTTTTCCAATATTCCTTCAGAGGATATCACAGAGGTTTACAAAAATCTCTGTAGCTCAGATTTCAACTGGGCGGTAGACGTGCTCCTTGACGGAGTTCCCGAACACGTAACTCGGTACACGAAGATTGATTCGCCTAAAATTAACATTGAAAAGCGAACCTCTACTTCAGAAGCTAAAGATACTGAGAGCGAAAATTTCACATCCTCCAAGGAAAGGCTCGACAGATCAAAACAACAATCCGGCAGTTTGGAATTACATGACGGTGATTCTAAATCGCAACAACAAAATTTCAgtccaagaaaaaaaagagataagcACAGAGTATCGGAGGAAATCTTAGAACTCAAACGacaaatagaagagaaaatggTGATAAATGAAGCCAGCTACAATCCACATATACTGAGAGTCAAGAGGTGGAAAAACGGGAAGCCAGATATAGCAGTGGAGGAGAATGCAGAGacacgaacaaaaaataccaTAGAATTCTCTTCCCAACTATCTGTGGACTACGAAGAGAATGCATGTGAAACTCAATCACCAAAGACCTCAGACAGTGCAGACGATTTTACAGAAGATGATATCGAGCCAGAGGAGATGATGGAGTTGAATTTAGgacaaaatttcatcaaaaaccTGGAAACTGAGTTTGGAgattctgattttcaatttcctgaTGGTCTTTTTCCTGTCATTCAAATAAAGAAGTCCATGGCCCAGCAGCTCCATGCACTTTGGATCGAAAGTATGGAGCAACAACTCCATGCGCAGCAAGAACAACTTGATAAAATGATTGAGAAAG ATGCGGAATATGCCAGATCACTGGAACAGGAGGAAGCTCAGCATTGTGTGGAGCCTGTGGTTCCAAATTTGTCGGAGATAATGGATATGGAATTGGCTTTAGCCATATACAACAATGACTTG aaaaatcggCAGAAACTAGAAACTTCTAACGATTTGGCATCCCGGCTAACGCGAAAAATGCTCCATGAGATGTTCATCGATCATGATCCGGAAACTTTAGATGAAATTCTCAATGCCCATAATGGAAATTTCAAGGAAACGCTAGACATCCTTGAAGCGAGCACTGGACGAGTCGTAGACCGGAATAATACTttacaaaagcaaaaaaacctCATCGACAGGGCCAAAAAAGAGTCAGCCCAATCGGTTGAAGTCGAG ATGCATTTGAGAGCGTCGGTCTTTGCTGCCAAAGACACTGACCTCAACTACTCTGGTAGTTCTGATTTATCGCCAATCACATACGAGGCGGCATTAGAGGAAGCTCATGCATCGAGGAAAGATGCGCAACATCACCTATCCTTGCGCAATGAGAATTTTAACAAAGCAACTGACGCGTTTAGGAAAGGCAATAGGGAAGTTGCCGCATACTATTCCCAAATG gCAAAGTTACATTCTAGAAAGATGGAATACGCAAACGCGACAGCTGCCAATGCTTTTCTTACGGCACAAGACTATGTGATGAACACGGACAATACTTTAGATCTCCATTATCTTTATGTAACAGAAGCTCTCCAGGCGCTCGAGGTCTTTCTAGATCATCAAATATCAAGGCTCAATGGCGGAAATAAGAAGACTAAACATTTGTATATAATTACTGGAAGAGGCGCAAGGAGCAACCGTGGATTGAGTAGATTGAAACCAGCTATCTCCAAAAAGCTTGCCTCTAAAAACataag ATTCACCGAGGAGAACCCAGGGTGTCTTAAAGCCGTAATTCATAGACGGAGTAACACGGGAGGATAA